A region of the Stieleria neptunia genome:
CCCAGATGCCGGCCGCCAGGTTGGCTTCCAACAATCGATAGGTGGCCGACGCCTTGAGCGAGTTGTACGAGGCGGGGAGCGTGCGCACGTAGGCTTCCAAACGCACCAGGTACTCACGGCGTTGTTCGGGTTGTTGGCTGATGTCGACATCGGCACTCGGTCGCAGCATCCGCAGCTTGGCGTTAACGAAGGCGTTGTCATCGGCAACCGCACCAACGCTGCGGCCGACGTTGTTCAATTCGCCCAGCGTCAGAAACTGGTGGGCCGATAAGTCACCGAAACGTTGGTCGCGTGCCGGACGTGATCTCAGTTCCGCGATGACCAACTGATCCAGACCCTTCAAATACGAACCGTCGACGCGTTTCAGAAAATCGTGCAACGAGACTGGGGTTTGGTTCGCATTCCCGCTAAGGTACCAATCCGCGGCGATCTGCATCCCGATCGGGGACAGTGACACGTTGTCCCGCAACGAATTTTTGACCAGCTGTTGTGAATCGATGAAGTTGTCACCCAGTTCGCTCGGATAGCGGCGGGTGCCTTTTTTGGCCGGCGGCGCGTGGTTGAGTTGGATGCCCAGTCGATTGACCAAATAGTCGATCGTCTGTTTGGGCGATTGGTCGTAGGTCAACAGCCGTTGACGATCGGTCATCGAATGCATCAACGCCGTCATCGATCCCTTGCGGCTGGCCGACCATTCTTTCAGCATCGCCTCGGCACGATCCAGCTGGGACGTGTTTTGGTAGTGCAAACAGTGGTAGAAGAAGTAGTCTTGGCTGCCGGGAATCAACTCCGCCAGAATCGCCTCGCGGTCGTCCGCCAGGGCAAAACGTTCCATCAATCCGATCGGTGCGGCCATAACAGGTGTGGGGATTAGTCCGGCCAAGACCAGGCAGGTGGCCACGCAGAGCGCGAACCCTTGCAGGACGGCGGAGCGACGGGGAACTTGGTTTGGATCTAACGGCAGCATGACAGATCACCCGGGAGTGATGGAGAGGGACCGATTGCTCGATTCGGTACACAAATCAATAGACGAGCGGCGACGGGGACGCCTGACGGTTTAACGTAGCCGCTGAGAAGGACGAAGGACGTGCCGATTTCTTAGGAGAAAGGAAGAATTTTCGGCGAATTCCGGCGTGCGGACTGGCTCGGCGTCGCCCAACGCGTGCCGATTGCCGGATCGGTGATCGGTGCTTTAGCCCCTGCCGAGGTAACGCTGACGGTTTGCGATCGAGCTGCGGCGTGATTATCCAGGGGGACGTCGATTCAATTACGGCAAGAGTGATGGCACCCTTCTCCCCCGCAAATCGTTAACAAGCTTGCTTGTCGATTTGTGGGGGAGAAGGGCTGGGGATGAGCGACGGTCTTAAATTGTGGCAAGAGGTCAGATCGAAAATCTTGGATTTTTCGATTCCGAGATCCAGTGTGGTCAGGGGCCAGCCCCCGAACCCCCGAGATTTTCTTAGGCATTGCGCCGGTGTTCAATGATTTTTGGAAATTTGGGTGACGCGATTGTTGCGCAGCAGTAAACTTGAGCCGCTGGGTGAAACGCAACAGGGCTCTGCAGAGATGCAACCGTGCCAGGGATAACTCAGTCGCCGGTGTGTCAATGACGCATCGAGCACGTATGGCGACTACGGTCCTAGTTTAGCGACGGTGCCGTAGTCGCCTTTTGCTCCTTTTTCGCATTGACCTGAGGGTTCTTCCATGATTCGCCGCAGTGAATCATGTTGTTGAGAATCGTCAGGAGTTTGCGCATGCTCGCTACCAAAGCTAACTTTTTGATTTTACCTTTGGCGATAAGCCGATCGTAGAAACGTTTGATGACTGGGTTGTGTTTCGTTGCAACCAGTGTCGCCATGTAGAGCACGCTTCGGACTTGTGAACGTCCACCTCGGACCTTTCGTTTCTTGTCGCTCTTGCCTGTTTGGTTGGCCAACGGAGCAACACCGACAAGTTTGGCAATTTGACCTCGGTTGAGTTGTCCCAGTTCTGGCAGCTCGGCCAGGAGTGTCGCAGCGGTGACTGGACCAACTCCACTGACGCTGAACAAGATTTCTACTTTGGGATCGACTTTACTGAGGTCCTTGAGCATCTTTTCGATGCGTTTGTCGAGGCTTTTTAGCTGCTTTTTCAGGTGCGAAATCGTTTCCTTGATTTGTTGAGCGGCAAACTTGTCACGGGTTTGACTGAGTCGGTTTTGCTCCTGGGAGAGCAAATCTTTCACTTGGGTTCGACGCCGCACTGTTGAAAGAAATTCTTTCTCTTGCGCCGTGCGAGGAGGTGTCAGATGGATTTCCACATCTTCGCCAAAACGGCGGATCATGAATGCATCGATCACATCGGTCTTCTCCAAATAGCCATGCCCTTTGGCAAAGTCACGGACCTGCCTCGGGTTGGCCACGCAAATCGGTACACCAGCGTCGTGAGCAGCCTCCACAATCAGATATTCGTAGCCGCCAGTTGCTTCACAGACAACCAATGTATTTTCAGTGTCTTGGATTCTCTTGAACAGCTTTTTGCTGATCGCTGAAATCGTGTTGGGCAATTGTTTGGCAATCTTTCCTGCGGAGTCATTGACATCAATTTTGTCTGACGCGACGTCAATACCAATGACACGGTTGTACTTCTGTTTCATAGTTAAGTCCCATCCTAGTGAATACGATCTGACCACATGCGATAACGCGATTGGGTCGATCGAGCGACGGTTCGGGTTCAAAACGAACTGCTGTGCGACTCAAGCTCATCCACGGCGTTGAATACCACCTAGGGGAAATTACGATCTACACAGCAGTGTTGGGAAACCGCTGCAGGCAGCCACCCAACATCGACAGCCCAAACGATGATCAAATCGCCTGGAATTGCCAGTCAGGCGAGATACTAGGGGGCTGGTGAATCGATTTCGCAACCCACATCGTTCGTCGTAGAGCTGACGACTGGGAGGCTGCACTCGATACCATGCAGCCGAGATGTGTTGCCCCTCACCCCCAACCCCTCTCCCCAAAAAACGCTCGACGCTACGCGACTTCGGCGTTTTTTGGGGAGAGGGGAGCCTGTGGATTTGTTAGCGATCCGTCAGCCACCAACCGGGCTGCGTTTGGCGCCCCCGGGCAGTGTTGTGGCACCGCTCTGCGGTGGAAAATCGTTTCCGCTGATGTTACGCCGTCTTGCTGTCGACGCTTGCCGCGACGCTGGTCTCGCTGTTTCGCAACAGTTTGGTGAACTCGTCGACTCCCTCTTGTTCCTCTTCCAGAATGTTTTCCAAGAAGATCACCAAGGGGCGATTGCCTTCGGCCAACTCCAGTGCTTTGGTGTACATCTCCACCGCTTTGGACTCGAACTCGAGACTGTTTTGCAAGATCTCTTGCAGGTCGCGGGTCTGTTTGATCTCGTTGCGTGTCGCGGCGGGAACACCGCCGAGTGCGACGATCTTGTCGCCGACCAGTTTCGCGTGGCCGAATGATTCTTCGGCATTGTCCATAAAGGTCTTGGCATAGACTTCACGCCACACCCCTTCGACGATGAAGCTCGCTTGGGAGTACTGCGCGACGCCCGTCCACTCGTGTTTCAGGCATTCGTTCAGTTGTGCGATGACGGCTTCGTGACTCATTCGTATTTCTCCAGTTGGGGATTGATGTCCGTTGAATCATTCACCATAGCGCTGCAAGGCGGTTTCCGGCAACTGATATTCGAAGCAATGCGTCGCAATTTTTCAAATCAGGTGACCGCCGCGTGCCTTGTTGAGAATCGTTCGAGATAACTTGCCAGGGCGGCAGCGATTTGTTGAAATTGCGTCTCAAGTAGAGGGCCGGTCTTCCAGCGGGAAGCGTGACGGCCAATTGATTGATTCGGGATCTGCTGATGCAATGGTGAGCCGCTGGCCGTAAGGCCTCGGGCGGGCGCCAGAATGCCCGGCCGCTCGCGCGTCGCGGCTCACTCAATCAACAGACCGGTGAGTGAGCGGCGCGTGTGCAACACCACCTCGCGCCACTGGCTGACGCCACGTGCTGGGATGTGGGGTTTGATCCAAATATCCGTCTAGGTTTTTCATGAGCGACGAAACGATGACCGACGCCCCTTCCGTGCTGGTTTGCTGGACCACGGTTTCCGAGCAGGAGCAGGCGCGGGCGATTGCCCAAGCGTTGCTGGAGCGTCGCGTGGCGGCCTGTGTCCAGATCGATGCGCCGATCGAGAGTCATTATTGCTGGGACGGACGGGTGTGCTGCGAAACGGAGGTTCGCTTGGTGATCAAGACGTCGGTCGGACAGGCGGCCCGGTTGAAAGAAACGTTGCGGGCGCTGCATCCGTACGAGGTGCCGCAAATCGTGATGCTGCGGAGTGTGGATGTGGATCGGGAGTACGCGCGGTGGGTGGACGAGCAGACGGGGTGAGGGTGTGACGCGCAAGCTGAAGCTTGCGGGGGTCGCAAGCTGGAAGCTTACGCCACTTGAAGCTTGCGGGGGTCGCAAGCTGGAAGCTTACGCCACTTGAAGCTTGCGGGGGTCGCAAGCTGGAAGCTTACGCCACTTGGGGCTTGGGCCACTTTATTCGAGGCCTTCGATGCCGGGTGGTGGGATCAGGCCGCCGCCGATGTTGCCCAGGTTGCGGGCAAAGAATCGGGGCTCGATCAGGAATCCGACGCCGATGTTGTCCCGCCCGGTGTCGACGTTGATGTTGACCCGCAACAACAACGACTCACCGATGCGTGTCAAACCGTAAGATTGTCCGACCGATCCCGTGTTGCCAAAGTCATAGGTCATGCCGCCGGAAAAGATCCACTTTTCGTTCATGCGGTAATCGTAGGTCGTACGGAGCACGGTGCTGCTGATCGGGCCTTCCAGCGAAAGCAGTCCGACGTACGTGTCGCTGACACCGGGACGGCTGGTCCGCAATCCCGCGCTGATCGAACGCAAGCCGCCGTCGAAGAAGTCGATGTAGCCGTCGCTCAAGATCGAGTAGCGGTCGCCGAGGTGGTAGCGGAAATCATAGGTCGTCGGGCCAACGGTTTCGCCAAAGTTATCGCGATCGGATT
Encoded here:
- the cutA gene encoding divalent-cation tolerance protein CutA; amino-acid sequence: MTDAPSVLVCWTTVSEQEQARAIAQALLERRVAACVQIDAPIESHYCWDGRVCCETEVRLVIKTSVGQAARLKETLRALHPYEVPQIVMLRSVDVDREYARWVDEQTG
- a CDS encoding IS110 family RNA-guided transposase, which gives rise to MKQKYNRVIGIDVASDKIDVNDSAGKIAKQLPNTISAISKKLFKRIQDTENTLVVCEATGGYEYLIVEAAHDAGVPICVANPRQVRDFAKGHGYLEKTDVIDAFMIRRFGEDVEIHLTPPRTAQEKEFLSTVRRRTQVKDLLSQEQNRLSQTRDKFAAQQIKETISHLKKQLKSLDKRIEKMLKDLSKVDPKVEILFSVSGVGPVTAATLLAELPELGQLNRGQIAKLVGVAPLANQTGKSDKKRKVRGGRSQVRSVLYMATLVATKHNPVIKRFYDRLIAKGKIKKLALVASMRKLLTILNNMIHCGESWKNPQVNAKKEQKATTAPSLN
- a CDS encoding ferritin-like domain-containing protein, translating into MSHEAVIAQLNECLKHEWTGVAQYSQASFIVEGVWREVYAKTFMDNAEESFGHAKLVGDKIVALGGVPAATRNEIKQTRDLQEILQNSLEFESKAVEMYTKALELAEGNRPLVIFLENILEEEQEGVDEFTKLLRNSETSVAASVDSKTA